One genomic window of Aethina tumida isolate Nest 87 chromosome 3, icAetTumi1.1, whole genome shotgun sequence includes the following:
- the LOC109603863 gene encoding chaoptin isoform X1: MELIQIIKFGYGMVITSLILMIWFSLTEGFTVRETGVVRYPPCYFNPLCSCSKAVPDLGIVHCHNVHLPKIPDTVNTSKVFVLHLENNGLRTLPPYFFQSTGLYKIIISRNPLTFVPHEAFLGLERSLWELELSYNDLTRVPNRALRYLQKLRLLDLTGNEINKILPEDWRGLEHSLEELILADNSITHLPIDSFSGLPMVETIDLRGNNLREIDPSVFRDGMKRLAHLLLSDNQLSAIPYQALQPLRTLKTLDLSYNRINKMEPVTDTGAILTLNFQLNLDVFRLDYNLLTTLQPASFQYFNVVNKTYLDGNPLSSIEENAFRQAKIRELYLRLCGLTSINPASFSGLENYLEILDLSGNNIALLPENLLHRFESLKTLSLRDNIFTKLNPIESFTGFQFTLYKLDLRGSSNTQIKIQDLRRLICCYYHTCQRSGDVYCYRLRSLRQLYLSKLSETSLTPENFVEFGMDLEELHINSGNLQTIKNNAFKHVHGLKLLDFSENSISTIEVQAFAEIGHSLQTLILSRGLSSSHTSFPLDAIKVLVNLEVLDLSNNRIRTLQDTAFHFLKKLRELKLQDNVIESVNKGTFQGDIHQNLEDIYLSFNNIKSIQQHSFVDLAHLEQLHLDDNKIESLERRSFMNLERLKRLNLKGNKISTITYEAFQNLPELEDLDISYNKLTSFDFSMFDQVGTLAMFHVNASHNKLKELTVNIGNTFQSDSGMGALHSNIRVLDLSFNNITTISRQFFRPVEISITHLYLGHNRLLNATRDVFGNMPHLQWLDISHNGLYEMDFDMFRNTKKLQVLLASNNRLADLPNDVFRFLNRLRIVDVSNNRLRSLPDNLFREEGLERFDISHNMLSKLPLTSFSMATAMSLCELDLSWNSISSLAHGGVLERFKSLNWLDLSYNRLAQIDAGTFKGLPKLSSLDLSHNSQLALEENGLSLQGLEYSLLHLYLDNVSLTHIPILPTPNLVTLSLAFNSLPTVPPEMATNMTSLQDLNLNYNDLTAVPIVTHSLTELRSLTMVANPITFLSNTSLLGVAGHLITLDIRNFELNTFEAGAFCKMYSLRTLKINVYKDLKNFNIPTVLQFNSGLRNLEIHIPNPTDKNLDKELSGEFPPKLRNITFSGRGIKSLGQNILQGIKSPTLHFAIFNTSLSKIQTAIFQKAGQAKNITVEIRNNYELKSLLNPSTGMKPNMYKKTFLIDLKMSNNKWSCDCELGWIEVWQRKKRQYLCGDSPSTTPYFTHEDYTCRHADDDLRTSTCNNKNNNSIIEVMKADIECGWSSAHSFNGVVNFSLIFIMAVSMILYL; the protein is encoded by the exons GAATTAATCCAAATAATTAAGTTCGGCTATGGCATGGTCATAACTTCCCTCATCCTCATGATATGGTTTTCCCTGACTGAAGGGTTTACGGTCCGCGAAACGGGTGTAGTCCGATATCCACCCTGTTATTTCAACCCGCTTTGCAGTTGCTCAAAGGCCGTACCCGATTTGGGCATAGTCCATTGTCACAACGTTCATTTGCCAAAAATACCAGACACTGTTAATACGTCCAAGGTGTTCGTTCTGCACCTGGAAAACAACGGATTAAGGACCTTACCTCCGTACTTTTTTCAAAGCAccg gattatataaaataattataagcaGAAATCCCCTGACGTTTGTGCCACATGAAGCCTTTCTAGGATTGGAAAGGTCACTTTGGGAATTGGAATTAAGTTATAATGATCTCACAAGAGTTCCTAATAGAGCTTTAAGATACTTACAAAAATTACGGTTGTTAGATTTAACTg gaaatgaaatcaacaaaatattaccagAAGACTGGAGGGGGCTGGAACATTCCCTTGAAGAACTAATCCTAGCCGACAATTCAATAACGCACCTACCAATAGATTCGTTTTCTGGTCTTCCCATGGTGGAAACCATCGATTTAAGAGGCAACAACTTAAGAGAGATAGATCCATCCGTGTTCAGAGATGGAATGAAAAGATTGGCTCATTTACTTCTATCAGACAATCAATTAAGTGCAATCCCATATCAAGCCCTTCAACCTCTAAGGACTTTAAAAACGTTGGACTTAAGTTACAATAGAATTAATAAGATGGAGCCAGTCACTGACACAGGGGCTATattgactttaaattttcagcTGAATCTGGACGTCTTCAGACTGGACTATAACTTGTTAACTACTTTGCAGCCAGCTTCCTTTCAGTACTTCAATGTTGTAAACAAAACCTACTTGGATGGTAACCCGTTAAGTTCCATAGAG GAAAATGCCTTCCGACAGGCTAAAATCAGGGAACTCTATTTAAGACTCTGCGGATTGACCTCCATAAATCCGGCCTCGTTCAGTGGATTGGAAAACTATCTGGAAATATTGGACTTATCCGGAAACAACATTGCACTGTTGCCTGAAAATTTGTTGCACCGTTTTGAGTCCCTCAAAACTCTATCCTTAAGGGACAACATATTTACAAAGCTAAACCCAATTGAGTCGTTCACTGGATTTCAGTTTACCTTGTACAAGTTAGACCTGAGGGGGTCCTCAAATACACAAATCAAAATACAAGATTTACGAAGGTTAATTTGTTGCTACTATCATACTTGCCAACGTAGTGGAGATGTTTATTGTTACAGGTTAAGAAGCTTGAGACAATTATACTTGTCGAAGCTCTCAGAAACTTCTTTGACACCGGAAAACTTCGTCGAATTTGGCATGGACTTGGAGGAGTTGCACATTAACTCGGGCAATTTGCAAACAATTAAGAACAACGCGTTTAAACACGTCCATGGACTTAAACTGCTGGATTTTTCTGAGAACTCCATTTCAACAATAGAAGTACAGGCATTCGCAGAG ATTGGCCACTCTTTACAAACGTTGATTTTATCAAGGGGGCTTTCTTCGTCCCACACCAGTTTTCCATTAGATGCCATTAAAGTGTTGGTCAACTTGGAGGTCCTAGACTTAAGTAACAACAGGATAAGAACATTGCAAGACACAGCGTTCCACTTTTTGAAGAAGCTAAGAGAATTAAAGCTGCAAGATAATGTCATAGAAAGCGTTAACAAGGGTACTTTCCAG GGAGACATTCATCAAAACTTAGAAGACATATACCTATCATTCAACAACATTAAATCAATTCAGCAACACAGTTTCGTTGACCTCGCACATTTGGAGCAGCTTCATTTAGACGACAACAAAATCGAATCCCTCGAAAGACGTTCATTCATGAACTTAGAACGTTTGAAGCGTTTGAACCTGAAGGGCAACAAAATATCCACTATTACATACGAAGCTTTCCAAAACCTACCAGAATTGGAAGACCTAGACATTTCCTACAACAAGTTAACCAGCTTCGACTTCAGCATGTTCGATCAAGTGGGCACTTTAGCCATGTTCCACGTCAATGCCAGTCACAATAAGTTAAAGGAGCTGACCGTAAATATTGGCAACACTTTTCAATCAGATTCAG GTATGGGTGCCTTGCACTCCAATATACGAGTCCTGGACTTGTCGTTCAACAACATAACAACAATATCCAGGCAGTTCTTCCGTCCAGTCGAAATATCCATAACTCATCTGTACTTGGGGCACAACCGGTTGTTGAATGCTACAAGGGACGTCTTTGGAAACATGCCCCACTTACAATGGTTGGATATATCCCATAATGGATTGTACGAAATGGACTTTGACATGTTCAGGAACACTAAGAAGCTACAA GTGCTACTTGCCTCCAACAATAGACTAGCTGATTTACCAAACGACGTGTTTAGATTTTTGAACAGGCTTAGAATAGTTGACGTGTCCAACAACCGTTTAAGGAGTTTGCCTGACAATTTGTTTAGGGAGGAAGGCTTGGAAAGGTTCGACATATCTCACAACATGTTAAGCAAGCTGCCACTGACAAGTTTTTCAATGGCCACAGCCATGAGTTTGTGTGAATTAGACTTATCCTGGAACAGCATATCATCTTTGGCACATGGGGGAGTTCTGGAAAGATTCAAG AGTTTAAACTGGTTAGATTTATCCTACAACAGACTGGCTCAAATAGACGCAGGCACATTTAAAGGACTACCGAAATTATCCAGCCTGGATCTTAGCCACAACAGTCAGTTGGCTCTGGAAGAAAACGGCTTAAGTTTGCAAGGCTTGGAGTACTCACTTCTTCATTTGTACTTGGACAACGTGTCTCTAACTCAT ATACCAATCCTGCCGACTCCAAATTTGGTAACACTTTCACTTGCATTCAATTCTCTTCCAACGGTACCACCAGAAATGGCCACCAACATGACCTCGTTGCAAGACCTCAACTTGAACTATAATGACCTAACGGCAGTCCCAATTGTGACGCATTCTTTGACTGAATTAAGAAGTCTAACGATGGTTGCTAATCCAATAACGTTTTTAAGTAACACCAGCTTGTTGGGGGTGGCAGGTCACCTTATAACTTtggatattagaaattttgagCTGAACACTTTTGAA gctGGAGCCTTTTGTAAAATGTACTCTTTAAGAACACTGAAGATTAATGTGTATAAGGACTTGAAGAACTTCAACATCCCAACAGTGTTACAATTTAACAGTGGGCTAAGAAACTTGGAAATTCAC ATTCCCAACCCCACAGACAAAAATTTGGACAAAGAGTTATCGGGGGAGTTTCCTCCGAAGCTGAGGAACATTACGTTCTCCGGCAGAGGCATAAAAAGCCTGGGACAGAATATATTGCAA ggcATTAAAAGTCCCACCCTCCATTTTGCGATATTTAATACGAGTTTATCTAAAATACAGACTGCAATCTTTCAAAAGGCTGGCCAGGCTAAAAATATAACCGTGGAAATTAGGAACAACTACGAATTGAAAAGCCTGTTGAACCCATCGACTGGAATGAAACCTAACATGTACAAAAAGACCTTCTTAATAGACCTCAAGATGTCCAACAACAAATGGTCTTGTGACTGTGAGCTTgg GTGGATTGAGGTGTGGCAAAGGAAGAAACGTCAGTATCTTTGTGGTGACAGTCCCAGCACCACTCCATACTTCACCCACGAGGACTACACTTGTCGCCATGCCGATGATGACCTACGAACATCCACTTGCAACAACAAGAACAACAATAGCATAATTGAGGTCATGAAGGCTGACATTGAGTGTGGATGGAGCTCAGCACACAGTTTCAACGGCGTTGTTAACTTTAGTCTCATTTTCATCATGGCAGTCtcaatgattttatatttgtag